The following are encoded together in the Actinoplanes sp. N902-109 genome:
- a CDS encoding bifunctional diguanylate cyclase/phosphodiesterase: MDHAPRTTVWDRRLLLTSGSAAAAATVWFVVTFVAGPVGPTLLGWLVAPVSTALAAVAAWRVGRVAGVPAPARRFWRLLGGAFGVLALSLVSQIADAVNADLSMTMRVGGLTSLLHAAATVLVVVPMLRLPWGMPTRGRLIAAVIDVAILVVGAGIFFWHFAAQLLFENAAHASVAAGLMLTGSGLLALTAIAKMAVTAAGTLDGRSLRALRAAFVVGPVGAALAPLLVDKPYLDPSLLIMPIGSALAILAAQRQAVAGAAATPERERSRRWSPLAYGMTGATNALLIVILVRNDQGVLPVAVTAVVLTSLVISRQIASMRENEQLVEQLDANMLTLRRKEQRFRSLVQNSSDVVTITRDGVIDYISPAVERVLGHSPESMVGSNIMLRVHPEDEAIMRENVQRVTAGPGTTATYQVRIAHQDGSYRMMEITSANMLDEPSVRGIVSNSRDVTETVEAHQRLSYEASHDVLTGLANRALFSERVEAAVRRAGPEQSISIVLVDLDDFKIVNDTLGHAVGDDLLVTVAERMQESVRPTDTVARLGGDEFAIIFEGLRGGDVDRVLDRIADALAVPADIGGHLLSARASFGVVDGRGGDDPGNLLRQADIAMYEAKERGVGGFQRYRPGSEARGVERHRITAALTAALERQEFLLHYQPVVSLPDGTMTGVEALVRWMHPKRGLLGPAEFIPGAELTGMIMPLGRWVLGEACRQAAEWIAELGAQAPGTMAVNVSARQLQAPGFADEVADALRTAGLPAHRLTIEITESTAISGEGTHDTLRVLRAMGVRLALDDFGTGASTLSLLAHCPVDQIKLDRSFAPVPGPDAVAGAVLQIARAMGVEAVAEGVETPEQATKLGDLGYVRAQGFHFARPMAAELIAVAIREPAEFLGVPQ, from the coding sequence ATGGACCACGCGCCCCGCACCACCGTGTGGGATCGGCGGCTGCTGCTGACCTCCGGGTCCGCCGCGGCCGCCGCGACCGTCTGGTTCGTCGTCACCTTCGTCGCCGGTCCGGTCGGTCCCACGCTCCTGGGCTGGCTGGTCGCCCCGGTCAGCACCGCTCTCGCGGCCGTCGCGGCCTGGCGGGTCGGCCGGGTTGCCGGGGTGCCGGCGCCGGCCCGCCGGTTCTGGCGGCTGCTGGGCGGCGCGTTCGGCGTGCTGGCGCTGTCACTGGTCAGCCAGATCGCTGACGCCGTCAACGCCGACCTGAGCATGACCATGCGCGTGGGCGGGCTCACCAGCCTGCTGCACGCGGCGGCGACGGTGCTGGTGGTGGTGCCGATGCTGCGGCTGCCGTGGGGGATGCCGACCCGCGGCCGGTTGATCGCGGCGGTCATCGACGTGGCGATCCTGGTCGTCGGTGCGGGCATCTTCTTCTGGCATTTCGCCGCCCAGCTGCTGTTCGAGAACGCGGCGCACGCCTCGGTCGCCGCCGGGCTCATGCTGACCGGGTCCGGGCTGCTCGCGCTGACGGCGATCGCCAAGATGGCGGTGACCGCGGCTGGGACGCTCGACGGGCGCTCGTTGCGGGCACTGCGGGCCGCCTTCGTCGTGGGTCCGGTCGGTGCCGCCCTGGCGCCGCTGCTGGTCGACAAGCCGTACCTGGATCCCAGCCTGCTCATCATGCCGATCGGGTCGGCCCTGGCCATCCTTGCCGCGCAGCGTCAGGCGGTGGCCGGTGCGGCCGCGACGCCGGAGCGCGAGCGCAGCCGCCGATGGAGCCCGCTGGCGTACGGGATGACCGGCGCGACCAACGCGCTGCTGATCGTCATCCTGGTCCGCAACGACCAGGGCGTGCTGCCGGTTGCCGTGACGGCCGTGGTGCTGACCAGCCTGGTGATCTCCCGGCAGATCGCGTCCATGCGCGAGAACGAGCAGCTGGTCGAGCAGCTCGACGCGAACATGCTCACGCTGCGCCGCAAGGAACAGCGCTTCCGGTCGCTCGTCCAGAACTCCAGCGACGTCGTGACGATCACCCGGGACGGCGTGATCGACTACATCAGTCCCGCGGTGGAGCGGGTCCTCGGCCACTCGCCCGAGTCGATGGTCGGCAGCAACATCATGCTCCGGGTGCACCCGGAGGACGAGGCGATCATGCGGGAGAACGTGCAGCGGGTCACCGCCGGCCCCGGCACCACCGCTACGTACCAGGTGCGCATCGCCCACCAGGACGGCTCGTACCGGATGATGGAGATCACCAGCGCCAACATGCTCGACGAGCCCTCCGTGCGGGGCATCGTGAGCAACTCGCGCGACGTCACCGAGACGGTCGAGGCGCACCAGCGGCTCAGCTACGAGGCCAGCCACGACGTGCTGACCGGGCTGGCCAACCGGGCGCTGTTCAGCGAGCGGGTGGAGGCCGCGGTGCGCCGGGCCGGCCCCGAGCAGTCGATCAGCATCGTGCTGGTGGACCTCGACGACTTCAAGATCGTCAACGACACGCTGGGGCACGCGGTCGGCGACGACCTGCTGGTGACCGTGGCCGAGCGGATGCAGGAATCGGTGCGCCCCACCGACACGGTGGCCCGGCTGGGCGGCGACGAGTTCGCGATCATCTTCGAGGGTCTGCGCGGCGGTGACGTCGACCGGGTGCTCGACCGGATCGCCGACGCCCTGGCCGTGCCGGCCGACATCGGCGGGCACCTGCTCAGCGCGCGGGCCAGCTTCGGCGTGGTCGACGGGCGCGGCGGCGACGACCCGGGCAACCTGCTGCGCCAGGCCGACATCGCCATGTACGAGGCGAAGGAGCGCGGCGTAGGCGGCTTCCAGCGCTACCGGCCCGGCTCCGAGGCCCGCGGGGTCGAGCGGCACCGGATCACCGCGGCCCTGACCGCCGCGCTGGAACGGCAGGAATTCCTGCTGCACTACCAGCCGGTCGTCAGCCTGCCCGACGGGACGATGACCGGGGTGGAGGCGCTGGTGCGCTGGATGCACCCGAAGCGCGGCCTGCTCGGCCCGGCCGAGTTCATCCCCGGCGCCGAGCTGACCGGCATGATCATGCCGCTCGGCCGGTGGGTGCTGGGCGAGGCCTGCCGGCAGGCCGCCGAGTGGATCGCCGAGCTCGGCGCGCAGGCCCCCGGCACCATGGCCGTGAACGTCTCGGCACGGCAGCTGCAGGCGCCCGGCTTCGCCGACGAGGTGGCCGACGCGCTGCGTACCGCCGGCCTGCCCGCCCACCGGCTGACCATCGAGATCACCGAGTCGACCGCGATCAGCGGCGAGGGCACGCACGACACGCTGCGGGTGCTGCGGGCGATGGGGGTCCGGCTGGCGCTGGACGACTTCGGCACCGGCGCGTCCACGCTCAGCCTGCTGGCGCACTGCCCGGTGGACCAGATCAAGCTGGACCGCTCGTTCGCCCCGGTGCCCGGACCGGACGCGGTCGCCGGTGCGGTGCTGCAGATCGCCCGGGCGATGGGCGTCGAGGCGGTCGCCGAGGGGGTGGAGACCCCGGAGCAGGCGACCAAGCTGGGTGACCTCGGCTATGTCCGGGCCCAGGGCTTCCATTTCGCCCGGCCGATGGCCGCGGAGCTCATCGCGGTGGCGATCAGGGAGCCGGCGGAGTTCCTCGGAGTGCCGCAGTGA
- a CDS encoding glycoside hydrolase family 76 protein, giving the protein MRPLKWIAALTVAATVVVQLQTADAALAATVCNRYCDGRDPALSPGDRASVSTSLYGRTFKIHVDDTDAMIWATVDGGQAGDEVWLDRSFDGGRTWAGDSRIGDTTIPAGATGWRTSMFNVDDWNNRGVGVLRACGKAGDRAELVCTSWARSTWNAATRRTAAATALMMRYDRGTGLFDTNGWWTSANALTAIIDNSRISGMHSYDYAIATTYDKQVNAAQGQFRNEYLDDTGWWGLAWVAAFDRTGDSRYLSTARADADFMYSYWDSKCGGGVYWKTDRAQKNAIENSLYIQLNAALSQRIAGDTVYRGRAQAGWSWFQASGMINGSNLVNDGISPSTCKNNGDVTWTYNQGVLINALVQLNKLTGDANALTVARRIGDAATGSTYLNPGGILREPNEPDQCSGDGVSFKGAFVRGLGVLNAAAGRPYDGYLKRQADSAYANDRTSFDAYGSHWAGPYVSTDHGCQHSAVDLLNAAP; this is encoded by the coding sequence ATGCGCCCGCTGAAGTGGATCGCCGCGCTCACCGTCGCCGCCACCGTCGTCGTGCAACTCCAGACGGCGGATGCGGCCCTCGCGGCCACCGTTTGCAACCGCTACTGCGACGGCCGGGACCCGGCCCTCTCCCCCGGCGACCGGGCTTCGGTCAGCACGAGCCTCTACGGCCGTACGTTTAAGATCCATGTCGACGACACCGACGCGATGATCTGGGCCACGGTCGACGGCGGCCAGGCCGGTGACGAGGTGTGGCTGGACCGTTCGTTCGACGGCGGGCGCACCTGGGCCGGCGACAGCCGCATCGGCGACACCACGATCCCGGCCGGCGCCACCGGCTGGCGCACGTCGATGTTCAACGTCGACGACTGGAACAACCGGGGCGTCGGGGTGCTGCGCGCCTGCGGCAAGGCCGGCGACCGCGCAGAGCTCGTCTGCACGTCGTGGGCGCGCAGCACGTGGAACGCGGCGACCCGGCGGACGGCCGCGGCCACCGCGCTGATGATGCGGTACGACCGCGGCACCGGGCTGTTCGACACCAACGGCTGGTGGACCTCGGCCAACGCGCTCACCGCCATCATCGACAACAGCCGCATCAGTGGCATGCACAGCTACGACTACGCGATCGCCACCACGTACGACAAGCAGGTCAACGCCGCGCAGGGCCAGTTCCGCAACGAGTATCTCGACGACACCGGGTGGTGGGGTCTGGCGTGGGTGGCGGCCTTCGACCGTACGGGAGACAGCCGCTACCTGAGCACCGCGCGGGCCGACGCCGATTTCATGTACTCGTACTGGGACAGCAAATGCGGCGGCGGGGTCTACTGGAAGACCGACCGCGCGCAGAAGAACGCGATCGAGAACAGCCTCTACATCCAGCTCAACGCGGCCCTGTCGCAGCGCATCGCGGGTGACACGGTGTACCGCGGCCGGGCCCAGGCCGGCTGGTCGTGGTTCCAGGCCAGCGGCATGATCAACGGTTCCAACCTGGTCAACGACGGGATCAGCCCGAGCACCTGCAAGAACAACGGCGACGTCACCTGGACCTACAACCAGGGGGTGCTGATCAACGCGCTCGTGCAGCTCAACAAGCTGACCGGGGACGCCAACGCGCTGACCGTGGCCCGCCGCATCGGGGACGCCGCGACCGGCAGCACCTATCTGAACCCCGGCGGGATCCTGCGCGAGCCCAACGAGCCCGACCAGTGCAGCGGTGACGGCGTCTCGTTCAAGGGTGCCTTCGTCCGCGGCCTGGGCGTGCTCAACGCCGCAGCCGGGCGGCCGTACGACGGCTACCTCAAGCGCCAGGCCGATTCCGCGTACGCCAACGACCGGACCAGCTTCGACGCCTACGGCAGCCACTGGGCCGGCCCGTACGTCAGCACCGACCACGGTTGCCAACACAGTGCAGTTGACCTGCTGAACGCGGCCCCGTAG